One genomic window of Tachypleus tridentatus isolate NWPU-2018 chromosome 12, ASM421037v1, whole genome shotgun sequence includes the following:
- the LOC143235805 gene encoding zinc finger CCHC domain-containing protein 2-like produces the protein MCLPLELRFFGTCLEDLGRKDFDVFRDVEPKANNIKDISDITSNSIILLSDRVGRSKLIVFLALLNSSNRGGANVLYNILINSLEYGDIEFCLVDNTAASEILLLFTMAFHHPAFTFVQKSRLAERLESIEKFCSSAFLNDEPSISSKQSIYEVRLN, from the coding sequence ATGTGCTTGCCTTTAGAGTTACGGTTTTTTGGTACCTGCCTGGAAGATCTGGGAAGAAAAGATTTCGATGTTTTCAGAGATGTTGAACCGAAAGCGaataatataaaagatatatcGGACATTACAAGTAATAGTATCATTTTGCTAAGTGACAGAGTAGGAAGAAGTAAACTTATAGTGTTCTTGGCACTTCTTAATTCATCCAATCGTGGTGGTGCTAATGTGCtttataacattttgattaaTAGTTTAGAATATGGAGACATAGAATTTTGTTTGGTTGACAACACAGCAGCTAGTGAAATTCTTCTATTGTTTACTATGGCATTCCATCATCCTGCTTTTACATTTGTACAGAAATCACGTTTAGCTGAACGTCTGGAAAGTATTGAAAAATTTTGTTCGTCGGCCTTTCTTAATGATGAGCCTTCAATTTCAAGTAAACAATCCATATATGAGGTAagactaaattaa